In the Aristaeella hokkaidonensis genome, TACCCAATGACCTGGTCTTTGATCCGGAAAAACGGGTATACGTCCTGACTGGCGCCAACCGGGGCGGCAAAACCACGGTGACTCAGGCGGTCGGCCAGCTGTTTATCCTGGCCCAGAGCGGTATTCCGGTACCGGCGGAAAGCTTTGAGTATGACCCGGCGGACCGGGTGCTGACCCATTTCCCCGCGGATGAGGACAAGACGCTGGACCTGGGACGGCTGGGCGAGGAATGCCGGCGGTTCCGGGAACTGTTTGTCAGCTGCACACCGGAAAGCCTGCTGCTCCTGAACGAGACCTTCTCCACCACATCCTTTGAAGAGGGATACTTTATTGCGGCGGATGCCGTCCGGGCCATCCTCGGCCGGGGTACCCGCACAATCTACAATACGCACATGCACAAGCTGGCCCAGGACCTGGACACGGTGATCAATACGGGCGAAGCCGAAGGGAAGGCGGTTTCCCTGGTGGCGGAAACCAGGGAAGGAAAGCATTCCTTCCGGGTTGTGATCGCTCCGCCGGAAGGACAGTCTTTCGCAAGGGATATTGCCGAAAAATACGGCGTGACCTACGAGAGCCTGACGGCTTCCGTGCCGTCAGAAAACTGAATCAGGGCATAACAAAGGCCGGAGGGAAAATCCCTCCGGCCTTATTGCCGATCAAACTTACTTGTTCTCAGCGATCTTTTCGTTGATTGCTTCGATGACCTGCTCCGCGGGAATGCCGTGAACCGCGCAGGCATCCTGTAGGGATTCATTGCGGGAAGCGGGGCAGCCCAGGCAGTGCATGCCGATGGACAGCAGGATCTCGATCGCTTCGGGGTACTTGGTAACAACTTCGCCAACCAGTGTTTCACCGGTAACATACTGTTCAGCCATGGTAAAATCCCTCCTACATACTGAGTTACTGGCTCATCATACACTATCCTTGAATAAAAAACAAGTCATATCCCTTATAAATCAATCGGTGAAAGAAACGGGGAGACGGGTGCTGGAGGGAAGGGCGATGGAGGAAACCCTCCAAATGAAGAATGACGGAAAAAACAGCTTCTGAGAAAACTCAGAAGCTGTTTTGTTGATCCTGATATTCAGGGTTATTCAAACCATTTTACCGGCAGGTAGGCGCGCTGGTTTTCCAGCATTTCGTTGAAGAGCTTTTCTCCGTCCGCCGGGGTGACGCCGGACAGCTGCGGATCATTCAGGAAAGTGGTCAGGCCGAGCTTCCGGTCGCAGCGGAGGGCGGCGGTCAGGGTGTTTTCCTGGTTCAGCACATGCCGGGTGATGAGCGGAAGGATGGAGGCGGGCACCGGCCCCGCGTATACGGGATCAATGCGGTTCAGCCCGAAGAGGGCGTTGGTTTCCACCACGGCGCCCAGGGGCAGGTTGGGAATCTGGCCGCGGTTGGGGATGTTGACATTGGACACCATATCCCCGAGGCCGAGCAGGGCCTTCAGCAGCAGGTGGCCTTCCTCCCCGGAACCGTTCAGGGTGATTTCCTTCTTTCCGCTGACCAGGTCTTCCGACATCTGCAGCCGTTCCTTCAGGTCCTGCTTCCGCCAGGAGACGGGGGTCAGGCTGAATTTCCATTTCCGGACGGTTTCCGGATTCCGGGTATACCAGGGAGCCACAAACTCGGCCAGGTGCCGGTCTCCGGCTGCGGCGATCACGCCGTAGCGGCGGAACAGGTCAAACTTCACGCGCTGGGCGCAGTTGAAGTGGGAGTTCATCCAGTTGTCGTCCCCGCCTTCATCATAGCCACTTTCCGCGTATTTCTCCACGAAGCGGGCATAGAGGGGGAACAGGTCGCGTCCCTGCCAGGTGGCAGAGGTCAGCCAGGTGAAGTGGTTGATACCGGTGACGGTGGTATACAGATCCTGGCGCTTCACGCCGTCGATTCCCTCTTCGGTTTTCAGCATGGAGCAGAGCAGCTTCTGGGTGCCGAAAACCTCATGGCAGCAGCCAAAGGCCCGGATCTCCGGAAAGACCTCGTAGAGGGTGCGCACGCAAAGGGACATGGGGTTAGTATAGTTGATAACCCAGGCTTCCGGAGCGTAATCCCGGATGGCTTCGCCGATGGTGACAAACATGGGGATGGTACGCATGGCGCGCATGAATCCGCCGGCGCCGACCGTGTCGCCCACCGGCTGCCAGATGCCGAGGCGCTCCGGCAGGTGGACGTCTGATTCCATTTCGTCAAAGGTGCCGGGCAGGATGGAGATGACCACAAAATCCGCCCCGGTCAGCGCTTCCTGCAGGGAATTGCTGACCTTGTAGGCCCAGCGGGACGCCGTGTCCGGGTGGGCGCTGATTTTTTCACCGATGATCCGGTTCCGCTCCGCGGCTTCCCGGTCAATATCATACAGGCGTACGGTACCGCAGATTTCGCTGTCCAGGGCAAGGTCCTTCATAAAGCCCCAGGCCCAGCCCCGGGAACCGCCGCCGATATAGGCTACCGTGAGTTCGCGAACATTCTTGGTTGTCTGATTCATATGCTGCCTCCTGAGAGTGATTGATGAAAACCGGAGGAAAGGCACTGATTATTGTTCGCCTTTCCCTCCGGATATCCTTTCAACGGAATAAGAATTTTACAGGCTGACCGGGATAAACCGGGGACGCTCCAGCAGGTGGGTGTTCGGACTGTGAAGGGTCAGGTACACGCCGCCTTCCAGGTCCCGGAAGAGCATGCCGTGGCCGCCGTCTTCCAGAAAGAGGGGATCGATCTGGGAAAAGTGCCCGTCTATTTCGCCGTTGTCCGAAACGGCCAGGCCCTGGGCATAGCCTTTTTCCGAGAATCCTGACCACAGGCAGAGCAGGGTTCCGTCCTTCCGGCGCCACAGGAAAGGTCCGTCCGTCACATAGCCGGTGATGCCGGAGGAGTGATGGACCGGCCGGGCCCAGGGAGCGTCAGAGCCGCGGAAGAGCAGGAAGGGCTTTTCCGCGGCAGCCTTCAGGTCCCCGGTCAGGCGCATGGCCAGGATTTCACCGTCTCCTGCCTGCACCCATTCGTGGCAGAACACGATATAGGGTACGCCGTCGGAGGAGACGTGGAAGGTGCCGTCGAGGCATTCCCAGTCTGCCGGGGTGACAGGGCCGTCGGACCAGGGTTCAAAGGGACCGAGTGGAGAGGCGGAACGCAGGATGGCGGTTCCGCGCCTGCGCGCGTCGCTTTTGAAGCTGGCGAACATATAGAACATGCCCTGCCAGGGATGCACCTCGGGCGCCCAGTAATTCCGGTCGGCCCAGAAGGTGCCGTCATTATGGAAACAGACGGCCGGACCTTCCCAGGTGTGCAGGTCCCGGCCGGTATAGACGTCAAAGCCGTCCGCAGGTCCCCAGCAGGTAGCCCCGCGGGTGCCGTACAGGTAATACTGTCCTTCGTGGATCAGCACAAACGGATCCCGGACGTTGATTTCCTCGGTGTGAATCATGGAAAACTCCTTGATGGATGATAATCAGTTTTTTCCGCCTTCTGGCGTTTCCTTTTTCAGGTTCCGGCTGCGGCGGTACTGGGCGGGCGTTTCGCCGGTGACCTGCTTGAAGCGGCGGATGAAGGAGCCGGAATCATAATAGCCTGCCCGGGCACTGATATCCCGGATGGTCAGGTCGGTTATTTCCAGCAGCTCCTTCGCGTGCTCCACCCGCAGGAGCGTCAGGTATTCCAGGGGGGACATGCCGGTCTTTTCCTTAAAGGAAAGACTGAAGCGGGTGGTGGAAAGCTCCAGGGAGTCTGCCAGGGCGGTGATGGACATTTCCGGATCGCTGAAGTGTTCCTCCATATAGTGGACCACCTGGCTGATCTCGTCCTCCTCCTCAGGCGCGATTTCGCAGGAATCCGGCTCCTCCAGGAGCAGGCGGTCGCAAAGCCGGCGCAGCAGCTCGTCCAGGTCGTCGATGGACTGGCAGGAAGTCAGCGTGAAGATATTGTAGATTTCCTGCACAGAGCCTTCCCCGGAAAGGGCGGCGGTATGGGTGTGGACCAGGGAACGGATCACTTCACTGTAGATCATCCGGAAAGCGAAGGGCGACATGTTGGTGTTCTTCAGGAAATGCAGCAGGTCGCTGATCCGGACATCCAGCACATCCCGGCTTCCCAGGGTCAGCGCCTGGCTGATGGAGTTGGTGATCTTCCGGGCCTGGGGAAGGATCTCCTCCAGGTTGGAGGAAATATCGCCGTAGCAGAGCACTTTCTGGCTGCCCATGACAAACCGGTTTTCATAGGCGGCAGCTGCTTCCAGGTAGGCGGAAGGAGCTTCCGTGAAATCGGAATGCAGGGCGGAGATGGAGGTGATACACCGCTCCCCGCCGGCGGCGCCTTCGCTGCGGAGCGTTTCTGCCAGGTCCGGCAGGGTCTCCGGATCATCGGAGAAGACCAGGTAAAGATTGGCTTTCAGGGCGACCAGTTCCACCCCCGCGCCGGAACAGCCGGGGAAACAGTCAAAGGGCGGGGCGCCCAGGTCGAAGGGATGGTCGTTTCCCCCGGAACCGCTGCACAGGATCACCGCGTAGGCCGGGCGGTCGATCTCCAGGCCCACGGCCTTTCCGGCCACCACTGCTTCTTCCCGGGTGGGGAAGCGGTCCTTGACAAATTTGAAAACAAAATCGTGCCGCTGGACGGGCAGGGCCCGGTCCAGGCGGGAGGTCAGCTCCTGGTTGCGGGAGGTGAGCCGGCTGATGCCGGTTGAAATCTGCTGGAGTTCATCCCGGGGCGTTTCGTCCGTTTCCCGTGAGAGCATGCCGGTGATCGCCCGGATGGGCTGGGCATGACGCCGCGCCATCCACAGGGCAAGCAGCAGGCTCAGGAAAACAAAGACCGGCAGGATGGCCAGGATGCTGAAAAGCTGCTGCATGATGGAGGAATTGATATCGGCGTTGCGGAGAACCGCCGTATAGGACAGCCCCCAGTTCCGGCCGGAGAAAGTAACCTGGGTCCAGTCCTGGTTATTCCACCGGAAGAGGCTGGAGGCGGTTTCCTGGGCAACCTTCACCTGATCCCGGGGAAGGGACAGCTCCTCAGAGGAGGAGAGGAGTTCATCGCCCTGGTGGATATAGGTGTTGATATGGTCGTTGATGGCATCGGCAAAGAGCGACTGGTAAACGCTGTCTTTGATCAGGAACAGCAGGACGCCTTTTCCGGAGCCGGGGGCGGAACCCAGCGGCACCAGGAAGGTAACCACCCGGGAACTGTCCACCAGGGTGGAGGATACCTGCTGGGCCGGCAGAATGGTCAGCCGGTCGGTGTTTGCAATCCGGGAAACCAGGCTTTCCATCGGGATAAATTCATAGCGCATCATCCGCGCAAAAAGGGAAAGGCTCATGGAAGAAGAGGAAGAATAAACCCGGTCATCCCCGAAGAAGTAAAGGTATACCTGGTCGCAGAAGGTGCTGCTGGTGGTGGTATAGGGCACCATCTTCAGCTGCAGGTCATAGGCTTTCCAGGGCTCTTCCTCATAACGGAAAAACTCGATATCAGGACTGAGACCGATTTCCTCGGCAGTATTCAGCATGGCGGAGATATAGCTTTCGTGCTGGGCGGCAATCCGGGACAGCCGGTTGATCTGGTTGTCAATGATTTCCTCCCGGGTTTTGCTGCTGAGCCGGATATAGAGATAGCCGGTGATGCTCAGGAACAGCAGCAGCACAACAGCGATATACGACAGCGCATACCGGATAAAGACGGAGGTGCGGCTCTTTCTGATCACGGTTTTACTTCTCCTTCCAGCGGTCATAGATCTGCTGGTATACCTGGCGGTAGTCAGCGCTTCCGCCTGCCTTCAGGCTCTCACGGAATGCCGCGCGGCCTTCTTCCGTGACTCCCTGCGTGACCATGGACACGATTTCCGCATCCACCAGGGATTTCAGCTTCGCCTTCAGGCGGGTGGTTTCGGCGGACTGGTCGGTGGTCTTGGGTGCCACGGTGGTCAGCAGCTTGGCGGAGATGGGCTCCAGCACGCCGGAGCGCTCATACAGGTCGCAGTAGGCTGTTTTTTCCAGCCGGTGGGCGGCAGGCACATAAACGGAAGCATAATAGTCCGCGGGCGCGAAAAACTGGCCGCAGATGACCGGAACAGCCTGGTACAGTTCATTGTCCGGGGGCACATAGCTGACCTCATAGCGGCCGTCTTCCCGCCGGATGAGCGTGTCCCCGACGGGGCCGTTCTGGGAAACCAGCATGTTTTCCGTTTCAAACTGGGCGTCCAGCCAGCGCAGGCTGGCTTCAATGTTCCGGTTGTCTTTGGTGAGGGCGGCACCGAATTCAATGATGTCCATGTTCCGGGGCAGGCAGGCGGCCTTTCCTTCGGCATGAACCGGGAGCATGATCTCATAGTTTCCGGCGACGCCGGGATTCAGAGCGGTGTTCTGCAGCCGCCAGTAGCTGAACATGCCGGTGTTGCCCTCGTTGACTTTGGCAGCCCAGATACTGCCTCCCTGGCTGATGAAATCAATGTCCAGGAGCTTTTCCTGATACAGCTGGTGGAGCCAGGACAGCGTGTCAAAAAAGGCGTCCTCTTCCGGGGCAAAATGCACCCGGCCGGCCTTGTCCGCGTAAACGTAGTCCTCGTTCAGGGGCAGGCCGAAGAAGGAAAACAGGTTGTATATGCCGGTGGTGTTGTCATCCAGGGTAAACTCCAGGGGAATCTCGTCCTGGATGCCATTGCCGTTGGGATCATCCTCCCGGAAGTGCCGGAGCACCTCCGTC is a window encoding:
- a CDS encoding DUF1858 domain-containing protein, yielding MAEQYVTGETLVGEVVTKYPEAIEILLSIGMHCLGCPASRNESLQDACAVHGIPAEQVIEAINEKIAENK
- a CDS encoding family 4 glycosyl hydrolase, which translates into the protein MNQTTKNVRELTVAYIGGGSRGWAWGFMKDLALDSEICGTVRLYDIDREAAERNRIIGEKISAHPDTASRWAYKVSNSLQEALTGADFVVISILPGTFDEMESDVHLPERLGIWQPVGDTVGAGGFMRAMRTIPMFVTIGEAIRDYAPEAWVINYTNPMSLCVRTLYEVFPEIRAFGCCHEVFGTQKLLCSMLKTEEGIDGVKRQDLYTTVTGINHFTWLTSATWQGRDLFPLYARFVEKYAESGYDEGGDDNWMNSHFNCAQRVKFDLFRRYGVIAAAGDRHLAEFVAPWYTRNPETVRKWKFSLTPVSWRKQDLKERLQMSEDLVSGKKEITLNGSGEEGHLLLKALLGLGDMVSNVNIPNRGQIPNLPLGAVVETNALFGLNRIDPVYAGPVPASILPLITRHVLNQENTLTAALRCDRKLGLTTFLNDPQLSGVTPADGEKLFNEMLENQRAYLPVKWFE
- a CDS encoding glycoside hydrolase family 43 protein; its protein translation is MIHTEEINVRDPFVLIHEGQYYLYGTRGATCWGPADGFDVYTGRDLHTWEGPAVCFHNDGTFWADRNYWAPEVHPWQGMFYMFASFKSDARRRGTAILRSASPLGPFEPWSDGPVTPADWECLDGTFHVSSDGVPYIVFCHEWVQAGDGEILAMRLTGDLKAAAEKPFLLFRGSDAPWARPVHHSSGITGYVTDGPFLWRRKDGTLLCLWSGFSEKGYAQGLAVSDNGEIDGHFSQIDPLFLEDGGHGMLFRDLEGGVYLTLHSPNTHLLERPRFIPVSL
- a CDS encoding helix-turn-helix domain-containing protein; protein product: MIRKSRTSVFIRYALSYIAVVLLLFLSITGYLYIRLSSKTREEIIDNQINRLSRIAAQHESYISAMLNTAEEIGLSPDIEFFRYEEEPWKAYDLQLKMVPYTTTSSTFCDQVYLYFFGDDRVYSSSSSMSLSLFARMMRYEFIPMESLVSRIANTDRLTILPAQQVSSTLVDSSRVVTFLVPLGSAPGSGKGVLLFLIKDSVYQSLFADAINDHINTYIHQGDELLSSSEELSLPRDQVKVAQETASSLFRWNNQDWTQVTFSGRNWGLSYTAVLRNADINSSIMQQLFSILAILPVFVFLSLLLALWMARRHAQPIRAITGMLSRETDETPRDELQQISTGISRLTSRNQELTSRLDRALPVQRHDFVFKFVKDRFPTREEAVVAGKAVGLEIDRPAYAVILCSGSGGNDHPFDLGAPPFDCFPGCSGAGVELVALKANLYLVFSDDPETLPDLAETLRSEGAAGGERCITSISALHSDFTEAPSAYLEAAAAYENRFVMGSQKVLCYGDISSNLEEILPQARKITNSISQALTLGSRDVLDVRISDLLHFLKNTNMSPFAFRMIYSEVIRSLVHTHTAALSGEGSVQEIYNIFTLTSCQSIDDLDELLRRLCDRLLLEEPDSCEIAPEEEDEISQVVHYMEEHFSDPEMSITALADSLELSTTRFSLSFKEKTGMSPLEYLTLLRVEHAKELLEITDLTIRDISARAGYYDSGSFIRRFKQVTGETPAQYRRSRNLKKETPEGGKN
- a CDS encoding extracellular solute-binding protein; its protein translation is MKRTVKIICLLAAALLLITGCSAPPRDEGSSAPAISLSALQYEIENIAVDFSSMWYFRQIEQQTGVHVDFNEVKDSEWSSSVGLAFAQGKMPDMILRGSLDVEEYGVKRHLLVPLDEYIEKGFLPNYAARMDQAGLREQLTASDGHIYQLGFLISQDVNTNGHFFINKTWLDRLKLPVPETVEQLTEVLRHFREDDPNGNGIQDEIPLEFTLDDNTTGIYNLFSFFGLPLNEDYVYADKAGRVHFAPEEDAFFDTLSWLHQLYQEKLLDIDFISQGGSIWAAKVNEGNTGMFSYWRLQNTALNPGVAGNYEIMLPVHAEGKAACLPRNMDIIEFGAALTKDNRNIEASLRWLDAQFETENMLVSQNGPVGDTLIRREDGRYEVSYVPPDNELYQAVPVICGQFFAPADYYASVYVPAAHRLEKTAYCDLYERSGVLEPISAKLLTTVAPKTTDQSAETTRLKAKLKSLVDAEIVSMVTQGVTEEGRAAFRESLKAGGSADYRQVYQQIYDRWKEK